A single window of Watersipora subatra chromosome 9, tzWatSuba1.1, whole genome shotgun sequence DNA harbors:
- the LOC137404499 gene encoding melatonin receptor type 1C-like produces the protein MAGNGTTLTDMESEWGSAAVLILAVLLGVFIVVASLGNLLVMVSILITRKQCDRGYIFIFNLSVVDFLTAVCIMPISVSTLIHGDFIYSHAACVFNGFMVQVLFITSIHTLMYMAIYRYLAICDPFTPVHICKVGLMIAASWTLAILISSLSFGILGHFVYKPFTTQCGPVYPQDVKGWINIGIVASICFLLPLAIIVFVYVLLFRKAHRLFTRLEDPSYSSYSREVHVEQRRISITCIIIVVSFLICWTPIFAYLNYASFVHDKKSIPTLINPIVYWFSYLNSAINPLIYGLRTPIFKRIIDAICGCQKDSQSRKPPISEQSLTTTVANPDVAGPPLATFDADDLSVQ, from the exons ATGGCTGGCAATGGGACGACCCTAACTGACATGGAGAGTGAGTGGGGCTCTGCAGCGGTGCTCATCCTTGCTGTTCTCCTTGGAGTGTTCATTGTAGTTGCCTCCCTTGGCAACCTCCTGGTCATGGTATCCATACTCATCACAAGAAAGCAATGTGACAG AGGCTACATATTTATATTCAACCTGTCAGTGGTTGACTTCCTCACTGCTGTCTGCATCATGCCAATCTCTGTTTCGACACTCATTCATGGTGACTTTATATATTCTCATGCTGCTTGCGTGTTCAATGGTTTTATGGTGCAGGTGCTCTTCATCACCAGTATACATACACTGATGTACATGGCTATATACAG GTACCTGGCCATATGTGATCCGTTCACTCCAGTACACATCTGTAAAGTTGGGCTAATGATCGCCGCCAGCTGGACACTCGCTATACTTATATCAAGTCTGTCTTTTGGTATACTTGGACATTTTGTGTATAAACCATTCACGACGCAG TGTGGGCCGGTTTATCCTCAAGATGTGAAAGGCTGGATTAACATCGGCATAGTTGCTTCGATCTGCTTCTTATTACCTCTTGCCATCATTGTCTTTGTCTATGTATTGCTCTTCAGGAAGGCCCACAGACTTTTCACTCGCTTAGAAG ATCCTTCCTACAGCAGTTATAGTCGTGAAGTTCATGTGGAGCAGAGGAGAATCTCTATCACTTGTATAATCATAGTAGTCAGTTTCCTCATCTGCTGGACACCGATATTTGCCTACCTAAACTATGCTTCCTTCGTGCATGATAAGAAGTCTATTCCTACACTTATAAATCCAATAG TTTACTGGTTCAGCTACCTCAACTCCGCAATCAACCCTCTCATTTATGGGCTACGAACACCAATATTTAAACGCATCATCGATGCCATTTGTGGATGCCAAAAGGACAGCCAGTCAAGAAAACCCCCAATCTCAGAGCAGTCTCTCACGACTACTGTAGCCAATCCTGATGTGGCCGGACCTCCACTCGCCACTTTTGATGCTGATGATCTTTCTGTTCAGTGA